GTGGATTGTGCGGAGGAgcgggagaacttgggaaggttgcaaaccaggcgggctgcagtgttcctcttcttctctctcctgacTGACTATGTATTTCATCCCAGGCAGGAACCAGCTGAAACTAATCACTTTCTTATGATGTGGCCTGAATGGATCTAATTTCAAAGCAGTGGATTTTATATTCCCTTCGAACATTACCGAATTGGataatgtcttaattgaaatgGCATCAAAATATTCAAAGATAAAGGACCTCAAAATGGCAACCTATAATTTTACTGACGTAAATAGACTATAAAGCGTTCAATCAATCATTACTATATGGGGTGATGGCATGATCTCTTGACATGAACTTTACAGTATTTAATTAGAGATTTAACTGGATTTGAACTGCTTCCCATCACAATTTATGCCCTTTCTCATAGCACTTTAGACTCAAATGATTTGACTACCATCTATCGACCTTTTTATGAATTGCTTCTACTATTAATTCTGGAGAAGGAAATGGAAGACGATTGGTGGAATTTACAGTATATAAGGACGTCACTTccgtttctctttctcttttaccGTGAGGTACAGAACTCCATACGGCGTTGTCTCGTGGTGAGATAACAATTTACTATATTCTTGAGATAAAAGTTGCGGAGACAAATACTGAAGCCTTGTTACGAACAACTATGAAGTTATGTCTGATTGTTTCCTATATCCGTATAAATACAACCGCTGTAAATAGCGAATTACATGTTGGACAGCTAGGCCAGAAGCCATGTAGCTACTACTAACTTTAGCACTAGTAGCTAGTTAAGCCATGCGTGTTCGTGAAATCCATTGAAGAAGCTGGATACTAATAACTAAAGTAACCAACATCCATAGATGCAACCAGACTAGTTTCACACATGTATCAGTGCTCTTTTGCATCATTGTATATATTGATATGAATTGGTCAGCAACATTGCATCACTTTTTAAAATTtcactatgcaagtcagttaagaacaaattcttatttacaatgacggcctaccagggaaccgttggttaactgccttgttcaggttgcagaacaacagatttaacttgtcagctcagaTCGCTGGATCGCATCCCTGTCGacccaaccctctaaccactaggctgcctgccgcccctcTTCCCCACATGCTCATGCCGATCATCACTCTGAGATCAGATGTCATTCATAAGGAACTGCAACAATATTTTGATTTAATAATTGTAAATTCTGTTTTTAGAAACTGATTCCAAGTCCCCATGACTTGGAATCAGTGCCTGTATAAGTACACTAAATCATTATAAGCATTGCAGTTTTGACAGTTTGTTCAGCACACAATTAAAGCCTGACACGGTCTGATATCTGTGTTCAGGTGTCGGAAGTGTGCCAGAGTGATCTGGCCGGGTTTTCGCTAACATCAGTAGGGCTGCTGCCCCATGACTGGAGTTTGATAGTGACCTGAGCCACAATGACCTCTCAGTTCCAACTGCAACCATTCTCTGCTTCCCTACCTTTATACAtcatctcacccgtctcctctcttcccctccccccgcCAGCTTTTCCACATAACTCGTAACTTAGGAAAAGTGGTCACGATGTCCGGAGGTCTGGATGTGCTGCagatgaaggaggaggatgtGCTCAAGTTCCTGGCAGCCGGGACCCACTTGGGAGGTACCAACATGGACTTCCAGATGGAGCACTACACGTACAAGAGAAAGAGTGATGGTGAGTGGAGGAATACGAGATCCCTGGCTATTTGTCACTTTACGATCTGAAGACTTCCTGACCTCGTACATATTTTGACCGTGGAGGATGTGAATGCTTTTGTTCCGGCCCTGCATTATCATACCTAATTCGACTATTCGTGGTCTTGAGTCTtgacatgatacactgaatcagaTGTGTcggtgctgggctggaacaataGTCTGCACACAAGTTTATAGGATCAGAGTTGTTGATACCTCTGAAATAGACATTCCCCTTCTAAAAGCACTTGCGTTGTCCGGTCAGTGACTGGGTGAGTTGTCGTTGGAAGGGAATAGTAAAACCATCACTGTGGGTGAGATGGCAGTCTGAAACCGTAACTGACTAATCTCAATCAGTGATGGAACATCTCTTTCTAATATTGAATGTTTTTCTCTAGCTCAAACATTTATCCAATAGATAATGATCTCAATGTTGGTGAAACACCGGTTCTCAGTCAGTTTTAATTGGTAGTCTTTTTCTTCGTTGATTGTCCTGAGAGAGGATAGcatgtgtatagacattatggctGTATGCATGTCGGGTATCCGCATGTAATTAATGTAACTGGTTGTCCCCCTCAGGTGTGTACATCATCAACCTGAAGAAGACATGGGAAAAGCTGCTGCTGGCTGCCCGTGCTATCGTGGCCATTGAGAACCCAGCTGATGTCTGCGTCATCTCCTCCAGGAACACTGGACAGGTGAGACCCCCACTGCTAGCTAACCTGACATATACGAGGGTCCAGAGTTTCTCTTGGGTTATGTTCAGCAGGCGCAAATGGAAGTGAACGGTCTAGAGGAGAGGTACTATCTatacttgtccaataagaaacgtttTTATTTCCTGGTGTTCCCTAATGAACATTACCTTGGTCAGCTCAGTTGGCCTGATGTAATTGTGGGTGACTAGCTAAACCGCACACAATTAAAGCCTGGCACTGTGACGTCTGTGTTCAGGTGTCGGACGTGTGCCAGAGTGATCCGGCCGGGTTTTCGCTAACATCAGTAGGGCCGCTGCCCAATGACTGGAGTTTGATAGTGACCTGAGCCACAACCAAACATACCATATTACTGCTAAGTTATATTCTTGACTGAGTCACCTCATGCTTGTTAGCCAATCCACTAACTCCACTCCCCATTCTCCGACCAGAGGGCTGTGCTGAAGTTTGCGTCCGCCACCGGCGCCACCACCTTCCACGGTCGTTTTACCCCCGGAACCTTCACCAATCAGATCCAGGCTGCTTTCCGTGAGCCCCGCCTCCTGATTGTGACCGACCCCCGTGCCGACCACCAGCCCCTGACTGAGGCCTCCTACGTCAACATCCCCACCATCGCCATGTGCAACACTGACTCTCCCCTCAGATACGTGGACATCGCCATCCCATGCAACAACAAGGTACAGACAGCCCATAGACTACAGATGTATGTTCTAGTGGTCTcacatttttgtatatatatacatatacacacatacatatacacacatacatataaaagtgtgtgtgtgtgtgtatatatatacacacgcatataaaaatgtgtgtgtgtatatatatatatatatatacacacgcatataaaagtgtatgtgtgtgtgtatatataatgtgtgtgtatgtatgaatAAGAGAGAGAACGACttgaacagcctatcatatcagTCTTGTCCCCAATAGGGATTCCTCAAAGTGAAAGGGTAGATGGGAACTTCCGCCGATATCTTGGTCAACTGATGGAAATATGCAGCACACAATTAAAGCCTGACACGCTCTGACGTCTGTGTTCAGGTGTCGGAAGTGTGCCAGAATGATCCGGACGGGTTTTCGCTAACATCAGTAGGGCTGCTGCCCCATGACTGGAGTTAGATAGTGACCTGAGCCACAACCATGTACCCTACTGGGACTCTTCCTTCCTAGGGAGTTTCCTTTGCACTTCCTCGTCCGTAGTCGAAGACGCCGTCCCATGTAGTCATGTTTTTACTGGGTATCAGTTAATCCACTAACCAATTCTACTCGTTTAGACTGATCAATTCTGTTGATGGCCTTCGTATGACTTCTGTATGACTGACTGTTGCCAGTGCATATAATCGTCAGGGACTTAGTATACAACCCTAGGTCTAACtgactgttttctgttgtgttccAGGGCCACCACTCTGTTGGTCTGATGTGGTGGATGCTGTCCAGAGAGGTGCTGCGGATGAGGGGCACCATCTCCAGGGAACACCCCTGGGAGGTCATGCCTGATCTCTACTTCTACAGAGATCCAGAGGAGGTAACTGACATACTGGGACGCTATGGTTCACACACTGTTTATACCAGGGGTTTTCAACTGGTCGCGGAGAGCTGTGTGTTTGAGGTTTTTGATCTAGTCCTGCACTAATTGTTTGATACAACTTAACTAATCATGGTCCTCTGTCTTGACCACGATTAATTGAATCAGATGTGTTGGTGCTGGACTGGATCAAAAACCTGCTCACCGTGTAGCTATTCAGGAACTGAGTTCGCAGACCTCGAATGCACATTCCCCTTCTAAAAGCACTTGCTTTGTCCGGTCAGTGACTGGGTGAGTTGTCGTTGGAAGGGAATAGTAAAACCATCACTGTGGGTGAGATGGCAGTCTGAAACCGTAACTGACTCATCTCAATCAGTGATGGAATAACTTGAAGCAAAATATGCTTCTGATGTGGTGTTGTATGCTTGCGCTAAGAATCCATATACCTGTGGTGCCTGCTTACCTGAGCTCTCTCGCAAATTGTAACGTCACATCCCTAATTTGTAACCTCTTTGTCCCGTTCCAGATTGAGAAGGAGGAGCAGGCCGCGGCCGAGAAGGCTGTTGGCAAGGAGGAGTTCCAGGGAGAGTGGACCGCCCCCACGGCCGACTTCGCCCAGCCCGAGGTGGCCGACTGGTCCGAGGGAGTGGCAGTGCCCTCTGTGCCCATCCAGCAGTTCCCTGCTGGCATTGAGGGTAAGAGCTTCACCGAGGGTAAGCGATGAATACACAGGAGTGGAGGCCACAAATGCAAAGGTGGATGGAGTAGCACATTTTGACAATCACAAAACAAAATGGCTACCGGAATAAATTTGACTCAAGCTTTGTTTAATTCTTCTTTTCAGCCGCTGCTCCTTCCAAGGCCCCAGCTGCAGCTGAAGGCTTTGCTGGTAAGTTCTACTGAAAGTAAATTAGTATTGCCCCTTTTTTGCCCATCTAGGACCTAAAATGTCCTATATGACCAACACAGAGGGGTAGAGTAGTTCTCTCATAAACCTGTAGTGAAGCATCAAATCCTCACTGCGGATCCTGTCGGGAGAAACACAATTTTTCTTGACTGGAAATGTCTACAATAAATGGTTTGATTGTATTCTCACACATGCATGATTGTATTCCTACAGAGGATTGGAGTGCCCAGCCTGCCACAGAGGATTGGTCCGCTGCCCCCACTGCCCAGGCTACCGAGTGGGGTGGTGCATCTGCTGATTGGTCTTAAGTGGTGTCAATTACTCGAGTCAAAAGCTGTGCTGTAAACAGTGACGTCAATAAACTTGGCTTATTGTTTTTAAACTTGTGTGTTTTTCTTGGGGTGAGGTCGATTATAaatacatggatttattataTTGGGTTTTTTGCATTGACATAGAATTCTGTCTTCTACTCTTGTGGTGTCTTCAGCTTGGCCTTCAACACTCAACCACGGAGTCACAATGTAAACACATAAATCAGAAATCCATACAAATGTTATATAGACTGTTCAGTATAAAATTGATATATAAAGATAGAATCATTAGTTGCATTGAATGGTAAATACCCATTTtgtttcttgaagaatataatttataaatggCTAATGAGCTTATTACAACGCTTATTGTTTCAATTAGGGATTCTAGCTATGAAGATGAATAACAGACAGTTGACTCCTGTGATGTGAATTTGTGCAGAACAGGTTGATTGTAGAAGGTTCTTGACAGATTTTATCCTATTTGGCCTCGTGTCCATTAAAAAAATTAATTGGGGTGGCTAGATTATGGATCAGGCAGATGTATTTATATATAGCAGGCCTGGGCAACTCAAGTCCTCTGGGCATGATTGGGGTCACACTTTTGCCTCAGCTAACACCTGACtccaatcaactaatcatgaccCTTTAAACGCAATTAATTTAAATCGGGTGGGGGAATAGTGTGACACCAAATTGGCTACATTTAAATGACATGTGCACTTGTCAGGCAAGCGCGCCTTTAGCAAGACTGAATCCACGTTATAATGCCCACCCAATGAAAGTGATGGTCAAAGCAGTTTCTGGGTGAAAATAAtatcaccccagatgggactcgaacccacaatccctggcttaggaggccagtgccttatccattaggccactggggcagttGTGAAGACATAACAAAACCACTGTATTTCAATGCTGTTTGTGGCACTCTTTATTTTATGGTAATGTTATTATCAAATATGCACGACAACGGGGCTAAATCCAGAGTTCAATTTGCATTTCGACGTGTGATCCTGAAGTGAAGAAGAGGATGAGCGACGTTGCTAGGCAACACAAGCGTAATCCTCACATGGCAGGGAAATCACAGTCAGATGATTAATTAGctagtggctaacgttagctagtttgaTGCTCTTCGTTCACCTTATTCATGCTATTCTTTGATTACAATTTTAGACAGCGAAGAGGTGTCTTTTGTTTTCGTATCTGTTGGTTCACTGTTAGCTAGATAGCCAGCCAGACAGCTAAGCTAATTCTAGCAAGAAAAGTTATAATAGTAATAACGTTAGTTAATGTTAATGTGTAGCTAATTTACGTTAGTGTTATCTAGCTATAATCAATTTATCCGTACTGAACAGTGACATTATGCAAGAGTAACTGCTGTGCGGTCATGGTAAGTCTTACAAGTTAGCCTACTAGTTGCGTAACTTGTTGATTAGCTAAAAGTCCTGCTatgtagttaacgttagctagttagctttctAGATTAATCATTGTCGCTTGCCAGCTACCAAACCAAAGTCTATTTCACCTATCTGTGATATGTGACGAGGTTCATTTTAAAGTAATGGCAGTTAGCTAGTTTAACAGAGGATAACTGCGATAGCTACACGATATCCATTAAAACATGACTGTCTATCTTAccaaatgtgcaaatattgtttgAATCCCGCTTTAGTAAACAAATTACCAGCTGTCATGTCCACAATAAGGATTCTCTTCCTTGTCACATCCATCCAGATTCTGTCTCGGGTGAAGCCAGCAGTAGGTGGAGATTCTGGAGCTAGCGTCagtgagaagaagaagaaaaacaaagCCAAGAAGAGCCCTCGTCTGGAGGAATACCTCAACCAGAGAGACTACCTTGGGGCACAAACTCTGTTAGAGGTAGCCAAATAGGAACTCATGTAGCTATCTGTCATGTGCAATCAGCAAATGAATGATGAGCAACTCTGTAATAAATGTGACAGAAGATATGTGACCTGTGAAAGTCCTGTGTCCTCAACATTCTCCTTCCTCATTCTTGATATTGCACTGTCTATAAGGTCTTTCTGTTTCCTTATTACAGTTGCATAGGTGTGAGTGAGAGCACTGAGTCCTACTGTTGATGTGTTGCTTTGTCTTCCAGTTTCAGCGAGATGTTGGAGAAAAAGAGGAGCATGCAGACCTTTGGATTGGCTACTGTGCCTTTCACTTGGGTGATTACAAGAGAGCAATGGAGGTAGGTGTGTGTTCAGTCAAATTCATTCTTGTCTGAAAAAAAGCATTTTTTACAATGGTCTATATGacacacactactgttcaaaagtttgggttcacttagaaattcttatttttttttaagaaaagcATTTTCTGTCCAgtgaaataacatcaaattgatcagaaatacagtgtagacattgttaatcttgtaaatgactattgtagctggaaacagctgatttttttatggaatatctacataggtgtacagagacccattatcagcaaccatcactcctgtgttccaatggcacattgtgttagctaatccaagtttaagattttgaaaggctaattgatcattagaaaacccttttgcaattatgttagcacagctgaaaactgtttttctgatttaaagaatcaataaaactggccttagaCTAGTTAGTTAAGTATCTGGAGCATGAGCATTTGTgggtttcgattacaggctcaaaatggctagaaacaaagaactttcttctgaaactcgtcactctattcttgttctgagaaatgaaggctattccatgtgagaaattgccaagaaactgaagatctcgtacaacgctgtgtactcccttcacagaacagcgcaaactgtctcgaaccagaatagaaagaggagtgggaggccccggtgcacaactgagcaagaggacaagtatattagtgtctagtttgagaaacagatgcctcacaagtcctcaactggcagcgtcattaaatagtacccgcaaaataccagtctcaacgtcaacagtgaagaggcaactccgggatgctggccttctaggcaaagttgcaaagaaaaagccatatctcagactggccaataaaaagaaaagattaaaatgggcaaaagaacacagacactttaCAGAGGAAaggcatcccggagttgcctctttgCTGTTGACgttgactggtgttttgcgggtgctatttaatgaagctgccagttgaggacttgtgaggcgtctgtttctcaaactagacactctaatgtacttgtcctcttgctcagttgtgcatgggggcctcccactcctctttctattctggttcgggccagtttgcgctgttctgtgaagggagtagtacacagcgttgtacgagatcttcagtttcttggcaatttctcacatggaatagcctgcatttctcagaacaagaatagactgacgagtttcaaaagaaagtACTGTGTttatggccattttgagcctgtaatcgaacccacaaatgctcatgctccagacactcaagtagtctaaagaaggccagttttattgcttctttaatcagaacaacagttttcagctgtgctaacataattgcaaaagggttttctaataatcaattagccttttaaaatgttaacttggattagctaacacaatgtgccattggaacacatgagtgatggttgctgataatgggtctctgtacgcctatgtagatattccataaaaaatctgccgtttccagctacaatagtcatttgcaacattaacaatgtctacactgtatttctgatcaatttgatgttatttcaatggacaaaaaatgtgtttttctttaaaaaacaagtacatttctaagtgaccccaaacttttgaatggtagtgtatgtctATTTATTTCAATGACAGGAGTACAGGGCCTTGACACTCAGGTTAGAAGAACCAGGGGAGGTGTGGGTGTATCTGGCCTGCACTCAGTTTTTCCTGGGGCTctacagagaggcagaggaggctgCAAACAAGGGTGAGTATTAAGCAAAAATGTTTTGTCGTTTTTCATCCTACTGTTTCTTGCCCTAGTCGAAAAGGTATTCCCTCCTTTTTTTCTTTTCCTGTAGCTCCAAAGTGTGCACTTCAGAATCGCCTGCTCTTCCACTTGGCTCATAAGGTCAGAACTGTTCCCTTTCTGTATTCTTTAATATGTTAATAGATATTTCTCATCATTCTTTCTTTTTTGCTTCTGTACAGTTGCTTTTGCTGAGCGATTTAGAGCTTTTTAGGTCGGTTCAGTTTCAGTTACATTATTTCAAAATAATAACGGTTTTCGATTTCAACACTTTTTTCCTAGACATTAAATGCACTATTCATTATGTGGGTTTTAATGCTGTAagaacacagaataaaacaattagtGTAAGTCCCGTGATGATAGTGACTGCCCATGACtgtttatcacttattaaccatcatttattcacattactttaataaaatatttcagttgttgtgtatattacatttgttttaggcctatttgatgactttattatttaattccaagtcatcgTCTCATCACTATAGAGCTGCtacctatgctgtctgacaaaactatttcagtagttcttcaaagtaaataaggcatacttttatgactgctgaataccaattaTCAATcatagatcatgtattttcaggtagagatacgtCCCGGagcaactgctctctatccctctcgatcacatgttcttctgtctctcttctctccgtcTCAGACCGGACAAGTACGCACGCAATGGATaatggtcattgtagttagttTAGCACAGAAAATGTGGTaattatgtagaatattggcctttTGGAAACTACAACCCCTTACTACATCGTACAGTCTGGGCTTGATTTCATTTATCTCTGGAGAAACTGCGCATTGAGCACAaaatggaattcaagtaattgaaccaacatctgtcaattagttgtttaaagaCGGAAAAATAACCGACATT
The DNA window shown above is from Salvelinus fontinalis isolate EN_2023a chromosome 40, ASM2944872v1, whole genome shotgun sequence and carries:
- the LOC129839850 gene encoding 40S ribosomal protein SA isoform X2 translates to MSGGLDVLQMKEEDVLKFLAAGTHLGGTNMDFQMEHYTYKRKSDGVYIINLKKTWEKLLLAARAIVAIENPADVCVISSRNTGQRAVLKFASATGATTFHGRFTPGTFTNQIQAAFREPRLLIVTDPRADHQPLTEASYVNIPTIAMCNTDSPLRYVDIAIPCNNKGHHSVGLMWWMLSREVLRMRGTISREHPWEVMPDLYFYRDPEEIEKEEQAAAEKAVGKEEFQGEWTAPTADFAQPEVADWSEGVAVPSVPIQQFPAGIEAAAPSKAPAAAEGFAEDWSAQPATEDWSAAPTAQATEWGGASADWS
- the LOC129839850 gene encoding 40S ribosomal protein SA isoform X1 → MSGGLDVLQMKEEDVLKFLAAGTHLGGTNMDFQMEHYTYKRKSDGVYIINLKKTWEKLLLAARAIVAIENPADVCVISSRNTGQRAVLKFASATGATTFHGRFTPGTFTNQIQAAFREPRLLIVTDPRADHQPLTEASYVNIPTIAMCNTDSPLRYVDIAIPCNNKGHHSVGLMWWMLSREVLRMRGTISREHPWEVMPDLYFYRDPEEIEKEEQAAAEKAVGKEEFQGEWTAPTADFAQPEVADWSEGVAVPSVPIQQFPAGIEGKSFTEAAAPSKAPAAAEGFAEDWSAQPATEDWSAAPTAQATEWGGASADWS